ACAAAGAGTATTTCGGCAATGCAGAAACTTAACAAGGCAAAAAACTTTACGCCTTCGGCTCGGACGCGCTACGCGCGCCCGTTTTTGCGGCGTTATGTTTACAGATGATGAAGTCCATTTCTAAATACGTTCTGATTTCGGCAGCGATAATAGGGGGGCTCTACTTTGTAGCTATTGGCTCTTTTAACTTTTGTGATTTCACGCATTTATTTGAAGCGAAGGCGAAAATCGATATAAAGATTTTGTCAGAGTCGGTACAACGCTATGAAAGTGAAAATGGGTTTTTCCCAAAAGTACTAGATGCGCTAGAGGGGTCTTACTTAAATAAGATCCCACAAGACCCGTGGGGCAATGAATATCACTACATAAGCAATGAGTCCGATGTAATAATATTTAGCTATGGCGATTTATCAAAAGAGCAATTTTTTTATCAAATTGAAAATAAGAAAACATAACAAGGCACCAAAGATTGCTCCATTCGCTGCGCTCATTCCGCGGGACGTCGCTCCGCTCTGCCCCTTGGCTTGGCGTTATATTAAAAGGATTAAAGTATGAATTACAGACGAAGAACATTAAAAAAGATTGGTGCTGTAACGATATGGTCAACACCTATAGTTAATTCGATTATTTTGCCAGCGCATGCACAAACATCTATAGCTACTCTCTTTGATGAAGTAGTTATTGGCACTATAGGTATGCGTTGTGCATCACCAGGTGTATTTTCCCTGGATATGAATATTGGCTTAGCCAAATTCAATGAAAATGGCTCACAAGACCCAAGGTTGGACGGACTAAATATTGAACTTATGATAAATGTAAGCGAGGGAGGCGCTGTGTTTTTCAGTACTACAGAAGATCTTATATTCAACGCATTAGCAGGTAATGTTGATTTCGAAATTCAGTTAGATGATAGGCTAGATCTAATAGAAATCGACTTCAGCGTTGTCGAGCCTCAGACGAACATCACTGTAACTCAAAGAGCACGTTTTGGCCCCTCGACATTTGATCTAGTTCCTAACCAGTGTGTTTAATTTTAATTGGAGACTAAATATAACAAGGCAAAAAACATTACGCCTTCGGCTCGGACGCGTTACCCGCGCCCGTTTTTGCGGCGTTATAGATATGCGCATTCAGAGCCAACCGAATATGCAAAAGCCGATCTGGATGGTTTTGAATATTTCTCTCGCGATAAAGAGTTTGTTAAAATTCCTTGGCCGAAGATTCAGAATATTTCATACTCTAAATTCGAAGCGCCAAGCGTCAAAGTAGAGCTTAACTACTTTGAGACAAGGCCCCCATATTATGGAGAAATCAGCGGGTATAGGAATAAACAGACAAACCTGTTCATACAAATAGACTCAAAAGCGAAAAAAGTAGTAGATAAAATTATATCGCTTAGAGAAAAGGCCACAACGAATGAAA
This Arenicella xantha DNA region includes the following protein-coding sequences:
- a CDS encoding type II secretion system protein GspG, which encodes MMKSISKYVLISAAIIGGLYFVAIGSFNFCDFTHLFEAKAKIDIKILSESVQRYESENGFFPKVLDALEGSYLNKIPQDPWGNEYHYISNESDVIIFSYGDLSKEQFFYQIENKKT